Sequence from the Canis lupus familiaris isolate Mischka breed German Shepherd unplaced genomic scaffold, alternate assembly UU_Cfam_GSD_1.0 chrUn_S1783H1980, whole genome shotgun sequence genome:
tgattcagtgactcttgatcctgtCATATTTGCTATGCTATCAAATTTATTCAGTTAATCTTTTTCAGGTATTATATCTTTCAGTAtcaacatttctttatattttctgttctctaatGACATTTCCCATGTTTAATACTCATTGCAAGTGTATTTTCTTTACTATTGGAGCAGATTAAAGTGAATATATTAAAGTCATTTGTCTGATTATTTCAACATCATTGAAGTCCTGGACACAGAGAATGTTGTGTGGAAGAGGATATGAATACTGCTATACCCTCTGAAGAAGGCTGACATTTTGTTTTAACAGGAAAGTATCTCTATTAAACTCAATTGACAGGTATTGCCTAGTGTGTAATGAGCAGCAGCTCAAATCTCAGAGGTATTTGTgtgtttatcttgttttgttttaccttaatTAGATGCATGCATGGTTTGGGAGTCAACAAAAGTCATGGGGAGAGTTCATACAAAGAACCTAAGCTCCCTTCTCTGAGTCTTCATTTCCAGCAGCCATGGTCTTCCTTGACTCTGCCTTTATAAGTTCAGAAAGAGgatagatatttttgtttgttttgagttaGCCTCTCCATGCCACATTGCAATCAGAAAGAATGTACTCTTTGCtgtttaatttttccaagttctaactttttttccaaaaagttaaATACGCCTGTATTTATTTCAACTTTCATATtcttcaggtaattttttttcccacagtttCACTTGTTATTAGTGGGAGGGTCTTCTTGTCAGGAGCTCACTTTGCTTTATTTGAAATGGAACTCCTCATTTgagttttaatatttcaaataaccCCCCTGCTTAAAAATCCTTCAATAGTTTCCCCTTGATTTtaggataaaattcaaatttcttagtaaaatgaaataaacatatacatagtTCTCCAAcccatatttgttgaatgaaagctATTCCCATAACATATGAGGTATGGTCATATTTTGTCATAATACCATTAtccttaataataatatttacaaatgtaaaatctttaaaagttcagTAAGATTTGTGAATTAACTGTTTGACTATTCAGGAGTTTCCCTAGTTAGACAGCTATCAATTAAGTCAAAGAACCTGTATATTTTGAACGGCTATTGCTGCAAAGCACTTTATGAGGAATCAATGGAaagagaaggatggaaggagaaTTGGTTTCTTCCGTTGAGTTGATAGTCAAACTGGATGGATAAAAATTCTTCACATActataatttttgaaaagcaattatTACAGGTACCCATTAGTAACTGCCAAGATAATCTTATAAGAGACCAAGTTGCAAGTAacatcttgaagaagaaaaggagtggGGGTTATAGATCTTCTGGAAGTGTAGGCACCTGAGATGGGGCTTCAGAGAATAGATGcctaggcagagacatagaatgTAGGAATGCAGGCAGGGGGACTAGCTGTGTGCCTTACTCTCCGATAGACATCATTGAGGTAACACCTGATCCAGCAGCCCACACGTTACTCAGTGGAGCATGAAGAATAGCTTCCTTTTAATGGACATTTCAAACTGAAGTTGACTTCCAGCCCTTTCAGAGCTGTAGAACTTGTTTTAATCAACTTCCCTTGATAAAAGAGCTGGATTCTAGCAACTATACCTCCTTTATCCTCTCTCTACTGATGTCTGGAGccatgagaatttttttcttagtttctgctGCTCTCATTCTCCTTGCTCACATTTTCTCAGGTAAGAGGGAAATCCTAATAGATGTAAGGGTGGCAATCTGTCTTTTGAGAGAAAGTTCAGGCTTTAGAAAAGTGCATGACTAATCCCTGTATTCTAAAAATGTCCCAGCACAAAGCAGTTACTAGAAATCTTTTCTTGAGCTTAAATACAAAATTACTGAGCTGAACTATCTCCACCCAGAAGGGTATCTGGTTAATTTCCCTCAAAGCTCCACCAAGGGATTCAGACTTCTCTTCACAGTTAGCTCTCTTTCCATCTTCTGTAATCATCCACACAGCTTCAGCGTGTGCCAAAGTGATAGctctaaaatgagagaaaatttcaGAGGCAAATTTCAAGCACACGTGTTAATTTAGAGAAGTATAGCTTTTGTagcctaaatgaaaaaaaaaaaaaaacttatgataAGAGATTCTTagtctctttttttgtgtttttttcctatttttatgttttattagttGGTCTAAATCTCCTAATCTTAGATTACTTAGAATTTCTTTCTAGTTCTCACATACGAATAGAAAATTATGTCATTTAAACAACTAACATCTTGATTGGTTTGCTTTTACATGTTTGAGAGCTTTGAAATGATCTCTTTTTGCTCAGTACTGCCAAGACTCTATCcctaagacattttaaaaagatttatttatttattttagagagagagagagagctggaagaggggcagagggaaagagagaatctcaagcagactctccagtgaatgcagagcctgatgtggtgcttaatcccatgacctgagatcatggcctgggccaaaattaagagtctgatgcCCAACTGAGACAGTCAGGTGCCATCGCCCCCCCACCAAGAAACTTTTATATCCATCCCTTCTCAACTATACTTCTGTTATTAAGTCATGACTAATGGGGGTTCCTCATGTATTATGAAGCACTTTACTACTTCATGATTTCCGGATTTCTGCACTTACTTACTACACAATCGGGCCTTAATAGGCCTACCAGACCAATACATATAGCACTTAATAAGCAATTGTTTGGGCACTATAGAAAAAGCaggtaaaatggagataaaaaatgtaattagagTATGATCTTCATGCTTAATTTACTTGaagtttactattttattatttgtgtgttgGTAAAAAATAGGTTCCCTGGAATACTAaataagtatttgataaaattcaaatgtaCAAATAAGTGAATGGGTGATATGAGAAGATTCATAAAAACTATAACACAAAAACAGTTCTCAGAAGTGCCATAAATGATGCAGACTATAAAGGAAAGCCATGGGAGTAGAACCGTGGTTCTAACTGTGGGATCCGAAGGGCCTTCTTGGGAAGTGttcttcaccttgcacttttgaAAACAGGTATAAAAACATGCCCTTACATTTCAAAGTCTCATTTATCAGGTCACTTACTTGGTTTCTGCTCCTGTCTTTTCCTGGAGGTCAGACAATGGATCCAGGTAGAGAAGCACATTTTAAGCCATCTTCTCCATTCCCATTCAACAAGTCTCTGATTCATTAAGGGTCCTTTGTTCCCAAACTCAGCTCAGGTACATTTGAATCCTAACAACAAGCCTAGTGTGGGCTCAAAGTAGGAGCGCCACAATCACAACAACCACACAGAATCTCAGAGCTGGAACTGAGAAGAGGAaatgaatacagatttttttacaCCAAAACACCTGAAGTTGGATCTCAGGTCTAATCCTTCTAAGTTGTGTAAACCattgtgcttcagtttcctttctagaagtggtaataataataataggattGTTTGAAAGATTAAGATACTTGTTATGTTAATTAGAGGCAAACTTATTTtaacaaagacatttaaaaagagagtaaatgaaaaaatagtttatttttcttttagggaaaaatccaaaaaacaagtAAGTTGACTATTATGGTTAGAAAGAAGACTCTTCTCCACCAAGTTACTTTGAGTCTAGGGAGGAAGGTCAACTTTGTGTCCTAAACATGTGTCTTCCATCTGGTTCTAAAGATGCTCTGACAGGAAGGGCTGAAAAGTAAGTAAAGCGCTTGATCAAAAATATTGCACAGAAGCATCTGCATCATTTGATTCCTGTTTCATTGGTCCAAACTTATCAATGCAACCATACAGAGACATGGGGCCTGGGACTGATGTGTTTTGCTGAGTCTCCTTGTGTTATCCAGAGATTCCATTACTCATTGTTTGAAGTGAGAAATAACTGTTTGGGAAGGTTTAACAATCCCTCTGTTTTTATAATCTGCTTAAACAAAGGCAGGCACATCCTCTGTGCCCTGAGAAAGTACAATATTATTATTGTCTGcttatcattgtttttaaatcatcattCTCATTCTTATTATCTGCCTCAATTAAGTATTTAAACACCTTATGAGTATTCCATGTCAGTTGATTAGCTAGATGCCTGATGAACTTCAGTAGTCTATTACAATATCCCCAGTTCAACTTTGGACTCTATTAAAAATTTCCTCTTACTTTGAGCAGAAATCTAAGGCTGTGCAATTCCTTTCTGTTGGTCTGAGTCCTAACTGGGGTACAAACAGGCTCAGTGTTTCTTCAGCATGGCATTATCTCAGGTATATGACAGCAATAtgtgttctttctcctcctcaaaGCTGTATTTTCCAAGAACTCCCTTTGGGAGTGACTGCCagttctttgtattatttctccTGAGAACATCTATCACCAAAAacttttttcaatcatttatctCAAAATACCTTTACTCTTTTCAGCTTAATCTTTATTCTGAAGAAAAACTTGTTGTCCACATCACCCTGAATTCCAGAATTAAACCCATTATTCATTGATATTTCTTACAGAACAGATCAGCCTCAGGTTTCTTTTATCTTTGCACCTAAACTCTTGAAACTCCACAGCCACATGGCTGTGGTCTATCGTTGCATGTGGGCTATCGTTGACCTGCCTACAGTATAAACAGTACCATCTTTACCTTTTGTCATATATCTGAGACTATTAATTTGGAGACATGAAAACAATCACACATTGGGAAGGAATGTTATTGAAAATAGAAAGTAGACTGCCTCCATCCCAGGAAGACATACTCTGCTTCTAGATATCCTAGAAATGAATATGGCAAAAGGAATTGAATACCCAGTAGGGACACTGTGTAAGTTGTGCAGGGAATCTGAGCTCCCATACAGCTGCTCAGGTGACATGTGCTTTTTTGATCGCTAGGCGTGTACTCGGTGTCCGCAGGAGACTCGGTAATAGGGAATTGTGATTTTGGCCTGGGTGATGTTATGTTGCTTTCTGGTCACCAAGTACTGGATAACTGAGGCCTTGCTTTCTCCACACAGCCCATGGAGCTATACACAGAAGGATGCAGTGTCAGAAGATGGATGGTCGCTGTGAGGTTGAGTGCCTTTCCTTTGAAGATAAGATTGGGGGCTGTAGAGCTGAACTGACACCACTTTGctgcaaaaaaaggaagaataattaaAAGCCAAGCAGGAGCTCCAGAAAGTGAGAAGCAAAGATCCTCTGGCTGTGAGCTCCATGCGGCAAACATCTCTGGATTTTTTCTCTTGACCTCCAACATGGGCATTCTTTGAATGAAGCTGTCAATCCAGCTTCTGACACTGCAGAGAAATACGATCTGTAGGCCGTGAGGGGCCTGGGGGAAGGCACTGTGTTATGTTGACCTTCGGAATCCTCACTTGCTGGCAGAGGCCCCCTTAATTATTTTATGGATTGATAAAGTGAGTGAGCAGATTAACAGATTAAACAGGTAGAATGGAAAGGTGGGACCATGgttgaaatgttctaaaaccCTGGCTTCAGACAGAGCTGTGACCCTGGGTCTTTGTCGTTCAGACTCTGGTCTCTGTAATATGAGACGACTCAACCACATAGTACATGCCCATGTGATGGACACAAATTGTGGCCGCCTTAGCAGTCCTGCTGGCTCATGCTTCTCCGGCTCCTTCACAGATAGCTGTTAGCAtggcttcccctccctcttcaaTCTGGAACATCAAGTGCCATAATGAAAAGGGCCTGTGTCAAAGTTTAAGCTGGCCAAAGATTGGGTAGCGTCTTCATGCTGGCCTCTTGTAGTGAGAATGTAGCAGTCATGGCCTCTTCAAGAGCAGGGTTCCTAGAGATAGTCTAATTCAACACCTTCATTACAGCGGAGGAGATAGAGACCCCAGAAGATGCCACTGTTGCCGGCTTAGTCACAGCAACACTTTGGCTTTTGGTCTTATGTTCTTAGCATGTCCACAAAATGGGGTCCTGGCTGAGAGCAGAAGCCTGAACAGGGATTATTTATAGCAGCTCTGGTGAGCAGCTGGGTGGAAGAAGAAGTGGAAACAGCTGCAGAAGTGTTGGACACTTTCCAAGATCCCTCCTGTGACCTTGTGATCCTTGCTTGTCTGGGCTGATGGTAACAGCACACAGGTTTGCTTTTGCCCTTATTTGCCAAAATTCAGACTCCCAGCTTTCAGGGCTAGCAATATATATGTCATAGGCCACTGTCATCCTAGACTGACAGCACACTGCTCCAGAACAGAAGAAAGACAGCCCCTTGGCTCAGTCTGGAGAATGTCCTTACCTATTTGACTAAGCCTACTTTCTGTAGAGATGTAAATAAAGGAGAGCAGAATAAAACACAACTTACTTCCAAGGATGAGCCAATTTATAAAGGctgtaaaataagaaatcaaaacattttttctaaaaaatgttctGGTGCTGCTACATATCTTCATGGCTAATGGGctgatttttttattctgaaaactacaCAAGAGACGAGTGGGTGGAAGAAGCTCTCTTTTTGCAAGTATCACAGGTCCTGGGGTCTTCCCAGAAGTTGCTTACCCAGGCCTCAGATAAAACTAACTGCCTTTGAGAATCTAAATGTATTTAGGCCTCATaccctgttctttctgttttttttttttttctcctgtttccttgCAAAATTAACAGTGGTGTGTATAgtgtcttcctctgcttctcGACTTACAGAAACATCCTCTACCACCTTCAGCCTGCTGGGATTTCTCTTAATGAGGAGACCATGACCTCTTAGACATGTGTTGGTCACCATGCTCTTTGTAAAGACTCCAGGGGCACCCTCGGCAATCTATGGTTGGTATCTCTTGTTACCTCGATACATCGCAAGCATTTCACAATGTGGTCTGTCTCCTCCTTCATTCCTGTCTCCTCTGCCCTTGAAGATAGAAGTCTTCCagctactttctttctcttcttccctgttGTCCTATGTTCTCCCTTTCCTGCGATTGCACACACCCTGGATTCATCCATCTTCATATTACACATGTCTCTAAGCAATTCCAGGAGCTCCTGTGGTTTCAGCCTCTCCTGTTGATGTGGCATTATCTCCTCACCAGCCTTTCCAGGCTCCAAGCCTCCATTCTCTACTCCACTCCACGGCAGTGCATGGATGCCCTGCACACTGCATCTTCCAGACCTTGAGGCCAGTTGCTTCCCATTAGCCCCTTTAATGCAAGACATTGGCAGTAGACAGGAAAATAAGATGAAGGGTGAAGACAGTCCCTTTCATTTCCAGCTCTGGCCAGCAGCACCCCAACAGCAACAGATGGTTGGCTCCAGGCTCCAACTCCTTTTGGCTTTCTCAGCAGCCTTGCAATAACCCTTGAAGGAACTAACAGCACCCAGCACCCATAAAGGCATGGCTGGGCCACAACCTGTTTTGCTGTGTACCCTGGTTCTCCATGGCCCCTGTTTGGCCATATCTTCTCCTCAAAAGTCTGAACATTGGCTGCAGGATGTCTCCACCCCACTTGTCTGGGCCCCAGCCATGGAGCACTCCTTCCTTAAAGTCTTAAGCATCATTCATGAGCTGTTCTTGACTTAGAGGTCTGAGCACCAGCTGTGCTGTGTCCCATACTCACACATCCAGCCTCCAGCTGTAGGTAGCTAACACCAGGATTTCGGACCCCTGCCGCTGATAGCGCCTTTCCCATGTCCTCCTCTGGGCCCGTAGTTATTAATCTCTGTGGACATTTGACCATCTGCTACCTGTGTAAGCAATCCTTTGCATTAAATTTCGTGTTCTGAATACCCAGCATGATTTTTGTTGACCTAAATGAGCTTTGTCTGATAAAAATCCTACACTGTATTTCCGACTTCAACTTCATGCTAAAGTTTTACAGGGCATTGGTCTTCCCTAACTGGATCTCTGATGGGCACCCACAAATAACTAGTTTTTATTGCACTTTATCCCTTCCTTTCCAAAACTGATCTTCATTTACTGTTCTAGATCTTAGTAAATATTGTTACCACTTACTCAGGCACTCAAGTTAAAAATGACTTCCTCAGGCTTCTTGTCCCTTACAAATCACACAATTCCCTCACAGCATAAATGTACATAGATTATTCCCCAGTATGTGCAAATTGTGCCAtaccttttcctcccttctctctcctcactaACATTGTTCTCATTTACCAAGAATTAGGGATTGGATATGGTTCTACATTTCATGCTACATATtatgcatatatgcacacacgcatacacacccACAGACCGGGTTTCTTGTTCAATCATAAAAACTAAGGATAAGTGTCACACTCAGATTTACAAGAATtcttagaatattaaaatgttagaGCTAGAAGTGGCCTTGGAGGTAATATAAATCAGTGTTTCTAGAGCCAAATGGATTCTAGTCAcctagggatgcttgggtggctcaatggttgagcatctgcctttgactcagatcatgatcccggggtcctgggatcaagttccacatcgggctccccagaggaagcctgcttccccctctgcctgtgtctctgcatctctctcggtgtctatcatgaataaataaaaaaaaatcttttttagaaagttGATTCTAGTCAcctagaatatttttgaaaatcagaggTCTGTTCCTGACTCTCACACTTTCATATTCGGAATTCTTAAGttaagaatctgaatttttaaaaccacatgtCCGATCAAATCTCCTGCATAGTGATGTTTGGCAACTATAGATCACCGACCAGAGGAGCATCTGAGATTTGAAAGTGCCCTGGTTCTGTGTCCCACACTTCCAGTTAGAAGCCAGAGTGGAGCTTCAGCACTCAAATCTAGAAGTTCTGTCTTTCAGCCCAGTGGTATTTCACTGTCCTGCACTTTTTGAAAAGGAGATATTGAGAGGAACATAACAAATGGCTCACCTCCTTGCTCGGGAAAGAGAAGTTCAGACTTTATAgatagatttacttatttgtttgtttgtttgtttgtttttcaattgaGAGAGAGCTGGTATACACAAGTGggaaggcaggggcagagggagaagcagactccctgctgagcaaaacggggctggatccctggactccaggatcatgacctgagccaaacgcagatgcttaaccgtttgagccacccaggtgccctagaaccTCAGACTTTCATTGGAAAATACATGTCCAGCAAAGTAACATAGAACATGGCAGTTTCCACAGCCTGATGGGAAGCCTGTGGGAGCTCAGAACAGAATGACTGAGTTTCACTTTAGTTAGCAGAGTCTGAAACAAGTTCTCAGACAAAATACCCTGTCCTCGTTCAAACCAACTTCTTGTCAATCTAGTCAAAATCACTTTAACTGACCTGAAAGATTGCTGTTCCATTTTATTGCCAAAGTGTCCGTAGCTTATGTTCCCATTTGACAATTACTTCCATTCAAAACTGCCCACTTCCATGAGCATCCAAAATAACAAGGACTCTCTGTCCTCCCTTGAAGGCCGTTCTGCTATCATAGGACACCCCTGTCCTCAGATACCTGTAGGGAGGTATTAAAATGTCCTCATGATGCAGGGACATTCTACTAGTCCTGGTGAGTGCGGACTGAAATGAAGTCATTTTCCACCTGTCTGTATGGACACCATCACCCATGAGAACCATTACTATCTTCGTgcaaatctattcttttttgaaCCAAGTCTCCTCAGGTAACAAAACAAGTTTATAAAAGACTTATTCAGTTTGAGAAACTGAGCACTTGAGAGAATCCTACACATAGGCCAAAGACTCCACGACCTACACTACCTACATCCCACTACGTCCTATGGGATAGTCAGTGTTTGAGAGACCATAGTTCCCTGGTACCTGAATGCTCCCTCCTGATTGTGTGCATCACATCCTAGGTCTGGTAAGATGGACTTGGATGAACTGCAGTCAGGGGCTTTCCAGGTGTTTAGAACCATCTGTACTTCATCAGTGAAACAGAACAGGAGATGGGTAACAGAAAATGGGGCATTTTCCTAACAGTGTTTTTTGTCTCCAAACCTCCTCTGCTTATATTCTCCAAGAGTTAGTGACTTTCAGATAATAGCATGACAGAGCCATGATACAGCTCAGGGGCCCAGGCAATGGGAAATGATAAGGACATACTTATAGGAAAACTGAGTCTAAGAAAATTAGCTCCATACAACTGATCTTTGGGGCTTAAGtcattttttatggctttatTCCACCCTTGGCTCCCCCTGTTACCTTTCAACTCTGGTCTTCTCAAATGGATTCCTCCTGAGATTCCAGCTGACTCCCAAACCGAATGTGCCCTTCTACATTTAGGGTAGAAACAGGAACTAGAGGTCTTAACCATCCTGTCCAACCATGCCTTACCATagcctgcatcagactccctgcttttGACCAAGGAAAGAACTGGAAGTATAAAAGAGAACAGCCAGTATCTAAAAGTCCTGGCCAAGTATATTCAAGGAGGAATAGGCGATATTATTACACTTGAGGtaggatatttattcatttgttttgatgaACAGAAACCTAGGGTTTGCTGAAATGTATGAAGTAGACACAGAGGTGACAACAGTGCTTAATTACCAATGGTAGTAACTCAAAATGGGGGAAGAGTAATGATGACGGTGGTCCTGGAGTTTTTTATTAACACACATTGCAGACTTATGGACAAATGGGGCACACTCTCTAGTCTCAAGGAACCTACTAGATCTTCAATGAAACAATTATGTATACTTCACTtctatattttctccatatataaTTTTACTAAGCAAagttatttgcttttaaagaacCAAGGCCAATTGTGAAAACTGCAGCAAAGTATTTTCATCAAATGAGACAATGAAGTATGTAAGAAACATAGAGAATCCATAGGGGTTTCTCCAGTGAGATACCACCATACGACTATTAAAATGACTCATTGTAGGTTTTAGGCCTCcaaacctgtaaaaaaaaaaaaaaaaagaaagaaagaaatattttctgttgtttttagttaCTAAGTGTATGGTAATTCATTACAGTGACAATAGGAAACTAGTGGAAAACTCAAGAGAACACTCTGGTGGGAATCCCAGGATGAGAGCCAAGAGACATCTCCATGCGACAGGGAGCAACATACACAGCTGGCAACAATATTGGTTGTGACACCTCAGAAATCTCTGAGACAGAGTTCTACAAGATGATGAGATTGATGGACATACCTGATCAGACTGAACTTTTTAAGAGGGTCGAACAAAAGGCAGAGAGCTTAGGATTGAAACACAGAAAAGGGGGAAACAAAAtcagatatattaaaaaagagaaaagaatgagccCTGGGGA
This genomic interval carries:
- the LOC119868989 gene encoding beta-defensin 107A-like, with protein sequence MSGAMRIFFLVSAALILLAHIFSAHGAIHRRMQCQKMDGRCEVECLSFEDKIGGCRAELTPLCCKKRKNN